One genomic segment of Clostridiaceae bacterium includes these proteins:
- a CDS encoding sugar ABC transporter substrate-binding protein → MRKIIKVLSLVLCLMILTSLFTACTESSSGTAKTSTSDKPLSGKKIGVSLYYKGDEWYVNMDKEFKEQGAALGAEMIIQDANASPETQQAQLENFVTQQCDMIMFCAVDPEGIGTTLDSIAGKNIPIVGFDEPPVWDDLVSFVAWDNYKTGVEMGKYVRKYIDEKKGGKANIVIFNLAQSPLCMSRAEGFKEGLGDMGSNIKIIAEQDPENNEEKASNMITNIKEPFDIVFTVTDPGAFGAVAALEAMGASKDIKVFSCGGYGEKTYNLLKDQNPYYEAVVVIPPAELVKSLMDIAVKYFEGKASEIPKRVDCNFEIADKNNYKSLEP, encoded by the coding sequence GTGAGAAAGATAATAAAAGTATTATCTCTTGTATTATGCTTAATGATTCTCACATCTTTGTTTACAGCTTGTACTGAGAGTAGTTCGGGCACCGCAAAAACTTCCACCAGTGATAAACCTCTTTCCGGGAAAAAGATCGGAGTCAGCCTGTATTATAAAGGTGACGAATGGTATGTGAATATGGATAAGGAATTTAAAGAACAGGGTGCTGCATTAGGCGCAGAAATGATAATACAGGATGCCAACGCAAGCCCTGAAACACAGCAAGCACAGTTGGAAAACTTCGTAACCCAGCAATGTGACATGATAATGTTCTGCGCAGTTGACCCGGAAGGAATCGGAACTACTCTGGACAGTATTGCAGGAAAGAATATTCCAATAGTAGGTTTTGATGAACCTCCCGTTTGGGATGACCTCGTAAGCTTCGTTGCATGGGATAACTATAAAACCGGTGTGGAAATGGGTAAATATGTACGTAAATACATTGACGAGAAAAAAGGTGGAAAAGCAAATATAGTTATTTTCAATCTTGCCCAGTCTCCTCTGTGCATGTCCCGTGCAGAAGGATTTAAAGAAGGCCTTGGTGATATGGGTAGCAATATAAAAATAATAGCAGAACAGGATCCGGAAAATAATGAAGAAAAGGCAAGCAACATGATAACAAATATTAAAGAGCCTTTTGATATAGTATTTACTGTTACCGATCCGGGAGCTTTCGGCGCAGTTGCCGCTCTGGAGGCTATGGGAGCAAGTAAGGATATCAAGGTATTTTCCTGTGGTGGTTATGGCGAGAAAACATATAACCTTCTGAAAGATCAAAATCCATATTATGAGGCAGTAGTTGTCATCCCGCCAGCTGAGTTGGTTAAGTCTCTAATGGATATCGCCGTCAAATATTTTGAAGGAAAAGCCTCTGAAATTCCCAAAAGAGTTGACTGTAATTTCGAAATAGCAGACAAGAACAATTATAAAAGTCTTGAACCCTGA
- a CDS encoding amidohydrolase family protein: MISIIAITNTHIVLKDHLILNGVIITEGDRIVNLGEMNKTDIPGNAQIIDANGNYTGPGLIDIHTHAGGNAFFTEDPQRAAEHHLRHGTTSILPALYYNLSREQFLDGISMMKNASKTGSGRIIKGLYMEGPYLNPKFGCEAENNKWTQGIKREEYELLIEEVGDFAKVWCIAPELEGIEEFVADVKKAIPGIVFSVAHSEASPLQIERFIPFGLKLATHHTNATGDLPKYPECRGVCVDETVNFNDDIYAELICDSRGIHVDPYMLRLVLKIKGKDRIILISDAFVSEGPVPEGYEDVDDINFDFAGEIAGSKLTLNIACRNMFKHTGSSLCDVFRFASYNPAKLLNMSGYGEIAAGNKADLIIVDHLMNVKKVILSGEIII; the protein is encoded by the coding sequence GTGATTTCAATAATTGCTATAACTAATACGCATATTGTCTTAAAAGACCATTTAATCTTAAATGGAGTAATAATTACTGAAGGGGATAGAATAGTAAACCTTGGTGAGATGAATAAGACTGATATCCCCGGAAATGCCCAAATAATAGATGCTAATGGCAATTATACCGGCCCCGGGTTGATAGATATTCATACCCACGCAGGTGGCAATGCTTTTTTCACTGAAGATCCTCAAAGAGCTGCTGAACATCATTTGAGACATGGAACTACCAGTATACTCCCCGCGCTATATTATAATTTAAGCAGAGAGCAGTTCCTTGATGGAATATCCATGATGAAGAATGCTTCAAAAACAGGCAGCGGAAGGATAATAAAAGGATTATATATGGAAGGCCCCTATTTAAATCCCAAATTTGGATGCGAGGCAGAAAACAACAAATGGACACAGGGTATTAAGCGTGAGGAATATGAATTACTGATAGAAGAGGTGGGAGACTTCGCAAAGGTATGGTGTATAGCACCCGAACTTGAGGGAATAGAAGAGTTTGTCGCAGATGTAAAAAAAGCCATTCCCGGAATAGTTTTTTCAGTAGCCCACAGTGAAGCATCTCCCTTACAAATTGAGCGGTTCATACCATTCGGTTTGAAGCTGGCCACTCATCATACAAATGCTACCGGTGATCTTCCCAAATATCCGGAATGCAGAGGCGTTTGCGTAGATGAAACTGTAAATTTCAATGATGATATTTATGCAGAATTAATTTGTGACAGCAGAGGTATCCATGTTGACCCATATATGCTGAGGCTTGTCCTGAAAATAAAAGGAAAGGACAGAATAATACTTATTTCTGACGCCTTTGTTTCAGAGGGGCCTGTTCCTGAAGGATATGAAGATGTTGATGATATTAATTTTGATTTTGCAGGTGAAATTGCAGGTTCAAAATTAACACTGAATATTGCCTGCCGCAATATGTTCAAGCATACAGGATCAAGCCTTTGCGATGTTTTCAGGTTTGCATCATATAATCCCGCAAAATTACTAAATATGTCCGGATATGGGGAGATAGCAGCAGGGAATAAGGCTGACCTGATTATTGTGGACCATCTTATGAACGTAAAGAAAGTTATTTTATCAGGGGAGATTATTATTTAG
- a CDS encoding ROK family protein: protein MHIKDAKSKYSKSDQSFLRDFNTKKLLNILRERGPMSRVELAEVSNLDKKTVTNIVNDMFANNQVRVLATESTGLGRPKEILSLNGEFSRCIGIDLGGTHITGVIIDFTGNILASHSIDIHNNVETDILIQLCDLIISQLLKKAELSIDDISEIGVAFQGHIDVETGEAILSENVPNWNSVMFRTALKEKYKKEILMDDCSRLMTLAELWHGEGRYSDNFIVFDLGLGIGCGMVINGQIYAGSKGKSGEVGHTIVKVDGPECTCGRRGCIESLASGWALSKQAKMLAEKYPNGLLAEVTKNAYETPSTKDIVLAAELGDKECYDLLVNAGKCIAIGIANSISLINPSKVIIGGRLIKDNNILLESIIENVKLQTIPELYKDSIITTSKLGSTASAIGAATLCLKKHYE from the coding sequence ATGCATATAAAAGATGCAAAATCTAAATATTCAAAAAGTGATCAGAGTTTTCTCAGGGATTTTAATACCAAAAAGTTACTCAATATACTCAGGGAAAGAGGACCGATGTCCCGAGTGGAGCTTGCTGAAGTATCAAACCTGGATAAAAAGACAGTTACCAATATTGTAAATGACATGTTTGCCAACAATCAGGTAAGAGTATTAGCAACTGAAAGTACGGGTTTAGGAAGACCAAAAGAAATACTTTCATTAAACGGAGAATTCAGCAGATGTATAGGAATTGATCTTGGAGGAACTCACATTACAGGAGTAATAATTGATTTTACCGGAAACATACTTGCTTCACATAGCATAGATATACACAATAACGTTGAAACTGATATCCTTATTCAACTCTGTGATTTAATTATTAGCCAGTTGTTAAAGAAAGCTGAATTATCAATAGATGATATTTCAGAAATTGGTGTTGCCTTTCAAGGCCATATAGATGTGGAAACAGGAGAAGCCATACTATCAGAAAATGTACCCAATTGGAACAGTGTTATGTTTAGAACTGCTTTAAAGGAAAAATACAAAAAAGAAATCCTGATGGATGACTGTTCCAGACTTATGACTCTTGCCGAGTTATGGCATGGGGAAGGGAGGTATAGTGACAATTTTATTGTTTTTGATCTCGGCCTCGGTATTGGCTGCGGAATGGTAATAAACGGACAGATTTATGCGGGCTCTAAAGGAAAATCAGGAGAAGTAGGCCACACAATTGTTAAAGTGGATGGGCCTGAATGTACTTGCGGCAGGAGGGGATGTATAGAATCTTTAGCTTCTGGATGGGCTCTTTCAAAACAGGCCAAAATGCTAGCCGAAAAATATCCTAACGGGCTGCTGGCAGAGGTAACAAAGAATGCCTATGAAACCCCGTCAACCAAGGATATTGTTTTAGCAGCAGAATTAGGTGATAAAGAATGCTATGACCTGCTGGTAAACGCGGGAAAGTGTATTGCTATTGGTATAGCAAACTCAATAAGTCTTATCAATCCCTCAAAAGTAATAATTGGAGGAAGATTAATCAAGGATAACAATATATTACTAGAATCAATTATTGAAAATGTAAAACTTCAAACCATACCTGAATTATATAAAGATTCCATAATTACAACATCAAAACTAGGAAGCACTGCTTCAGCAATAGGAGCAGCAACATTGTGCCTGAAGAAACATTACGAATAG
- a CDS encoding sugar ABC transporter ATP-binding protein — MKDIILSIRNISKSFPGVKALDDVSFDMERGTVHALLGENGAGKSTLIKILAGIYQPDSGEFIFDGTKMHFRTPYESLKAGISVVHQEFKLAETLTVTENIFLGNYIYKKKLVDWKTMREKAANMIGELGVNIEPDDIVANLTVAKKQIVEICKAINHQCRLIIMDEPSATLTDKEIDILYQIINKLKKQGISIIYISHRLEEVFRIADNLTVLRDGRHIGTVPVSEVDRNKLISMMVGRTLEKEYPKEEVKIGEVVLKVKNLNNQKGLKNINFEVRKGEILGIAGLVGSGRTELARAILGIDKISSGEITINGNPVRFKKFKYAIKNSLGLVPEDRKAQGLILPFAVKENVTLVSIKKILKGGVLNKKLENHYAEQYVDRLKIHTPSIDTAVENLSGGNQQKVVIAKWLMENSQIIFLDEPTRGIDVGAKAEIYKLISKMASEGKTVIMISSELPEILGMCDRILVMHEGRIAGMLTREEATQESIINLCV; from the coding sequence ATGAAAGATATTATTTTATCCATAAGAAACATATCAAAAAGTTTCCCCGGTGTAAAAGCCCTGGATGATGTTTCTTTTGATATGGAAAGAGGAACTGTTCATGCGCTCCTGGGCGAAAATGGTGCCGGTAAGTCAACTCTAATAAAAATATTGGCAGGTATATATCAGCCTGATTCAGGTGAATTCATATTTGATGGCACAAAAATGCACTTCAGAACCCCTTATGAGTCCCTGAAGGCTGGGATTAGTGTTGTACACCAGGAGTTCAAGCTTGCGGAAACATTAACGGTTACGGAGAATATTTTTCTTGGGAATTATATATATAAGAAAAAGCTTGTAGACTGGAAAACCATGAGAGAAAAAGCCGCTAACATGATTGGTGAATTAGGAGTAAACATTGAACCGGATGATATTGTTGCCAACCTTACAGTTGCAAAAAAACAAATAGTTGAAATTTGTAAAGCAATAAATCATCAATGTAGATTAATAATTATGGATGAACCCTCTGCAACCTTAACTGATAAAGAAATTGATATTTTATATCAAATAATTAATAAACTGAAAAAGCAAGGCATTTCAATAATTTATATTTCCCACAGGCTTGAAGAAGTCTTTAGAATTGCTGACAATCTGACAGTTTTACGGGATGGAAGGCATATTGGTACAGTTCCTGTTTCAGAAGTTGACAGAAATAAGCTTATCTCTATGATGGTGGGAAGAACTCTGGAAAAGGAATATCCAAAAGAAGAGGTTAAAATCGGAGAAGTTGTTTTGAAAGTCAAAAACCTCAACAACCAAAAAGGTCTTAAAAATATAAACTTTGAAGTTCGAAAAGGAGAAATATTAGGAATAGCTGGTTTAGTGGGTTCAGGAAGAACAGAGCTTGCCAGGGCGATACTTGGAATCGACAAGATTAGCTCCGGTGAAATTACTATTAATGGAAACCCTGTAAGGTTTAAAAAATTTAAGTATGCCATTAAAAACTCCCTTGGGCTTGTTCCCGAGGATAGAAAGGCTCAGGGATTAATTCTACCTTTTGCGGTAAAAGAAAACGTAACTTTAGTTAGCATTAAAAAAATACTAAAAGGAGGTGTTCTGAACAAAAAACTTGAAAATCATTATGCAGAACAATATGTTGACAGATTAAAGATTCATACTCCTTCCATTGATACTGCAGTGGAAAATCTTTCAGGAGGGAATCAACAAAAAGTCGTAATCGCAAAATGGCTAATGGAAAACAGTCAGATTATTTTTCTTGATGAGCCAACCCGGGGTATTGACGTAGGTGCTAAGGCAGAAATCTACAAATTAATCAGCAAGATGGCTTCAGAAGGGAAAACGGTTATTATGATATCTTCCGAGCTTCCAGAGATATTGGGAATGTGCGACAGAATACTGGTAATGCATGAGGGGAGAATTGCAGGTATGCTTACCCGTGAAGAGGCAACCCAGGAGTCCATTATTAATTTGTGTGTGTAA
- a CDS encoding ABC transporter permease — MNGSPKVEKRYFLQPGKFFSDFSKDYAVIIAIVALGLLFTVSSKYFFTGENLKNILLQASTIAVVAVGQAMVILTGEFDLSIGQNACITSCIAAYMMKFMNIPPFVAITTALLLGALIGLCNGVMVAYIRIPAFIATLGVQNVAKGLAKVITNAAPIAKLPKSIHFIGRGSLGFIPYSVIIMIFVYIIFTFISTKTKFGRYVYSIGGNKEAAYFAGIDVKFYKTITFIIAGFMASVGGIILMSRLDSAFITNGNLYEFDAIIASVIGGLSLAGGKGKVIGALFGSIFLIMFFNGMTMLNVDPFYQDVLKGIVLIVAIAIDVLRNRKSYGI, encoded by the coding sequence ATGAACGGAAGCCCCAAAGTCGAAAAGAGATATTTTTTGCAGCCTGGTAAATTCTTTTCTGATTTCTCCAAGGATTATGCAGTAATTATTGCTATAGTTGCACTAGGTCTATTATTTACAGTATCATCAAAATACTTTTTCACAGGAGAGAATTTAAAAAATATTTTGCTTCAGGCGTCTACTATTGCAGTTGTGGCGGTAGGCCAGGCTATGGTAATACTTACAGGCGAATTTGACCTTTCAATAGGTCAGAATGCATGTATAACCAGCTGTATCGCAGCGTACATGATGAAATTTATGAATATACCTCCCTTTGTCGCAATAACTACTGCGCTTTTGCTGGGTGCTCTCATTGGCCTCTGCAACGGTGTAATGGTTGCTTATATCAGAATACCTGCATTTATAGCTACCCTGGGGGTACAGAATGTAGCAAAAGGACTTGCAAAGGTTATAACAAATGCGGCTCCTATTGCAAAACTTCCTAAATCAATACATTTTATTGGCCGCGGAAGTTTGGGCTTTATACCCTATAGCGTAATTATCATGATATTTGTATATATAATATTTACATTTATTTCTACAAAAACCAAATTCGGACGTTATGTATATTCTATAGGAGGAAATAAAGAAGCAGCCTACTTTGCAGGTATTGATGTTAAATTTTATAAAACCATAACCTTTATCATAGCAGGTTTTATGGCTTCAGTAGGTGGAATAATCCTGATGTCAAGACTTGATTCAGCATTTATAACAAATGGAAATCTGTATGAATTTGATGCCATAATAGCTTCAGTTATAGGCGGTTTGAGCCTTGCAGGCGGTAAGGGGAAGGTTATTGGGGCGTTATTTGGTTCCATTTTCCTCATAATGTTTTTCAATGGAATGACTATGTTAAATGTTGATCCTTTTTACCAGGATGTTTTAAAAGGTATTGTTTTGATCGTAGCTATTGCAATTGATGTTCTCAGAAATAGAAAAAGTTATGGCATATAA